In Euphorbia lathyris chromosome 10, ddEupLath1.1, whole genome shotgun sequence, the DNA window GAATCCACTTGCTTCTCACAAGGAATCTCATTAACCTTCTCTGACCTAAAATCTGGGTGGCGAATCTTTCTTCGACACAGGTCCCGTCGAGCTGTCATTTTTCAATTGTACTCCGAGTCTAAACAATACTGTAGCGTCATAACGCGGGTCTGCTTTTGAGTTGTTCCTCAAAGCCCATGTCTAACGCGCGTAATTACATTTGTTCATATTTCATggtatacaatttttttttgaaccgaCATCATAttcaaaaaaacaaataaaacttACAATTTCAGTAATCAATCTTGAATGAAATATTGGAGTATCAGGAGCAGCCAATGAGTCCCAAACTTCTACTGTTTTCTTGTTCATCATAATTCGAGCTAGAGTGAAGTGTTTTTGATGTAAAATAGGGATATAAATCTAAAAGATGGCTTCGACATTGGAATTTGTATAATATTGGCATACAAAAATAGAGACTTACATCATTGAATCACATGATTAAAAAGTTTATATTACACATATTTGTTTGAACTAGTATTTTGGTGGTTCTGTTTGAGCTATACGAGATGAAATTCTCATATACCGTTATCGGGAAGGGGGAGTCTTTCTGGTTTATCTATCTCAATAAAGCCTATGCGAGTTCAAACAAGAAGTTGTAATATGGTCACCTATAACATCCCAAAATTTTTGATAAAAGTATGGATTAAATCCATCAATGCCAGGATTCTTGTTCAGGTGTATAGAGAACACAACATCCTTAATTTCAACAAGGGAAAACGGTCTCAATAGGTATGAGCATGGTTTTTAGGGGTAAGAtaccaaaatagacctatgatttttagactctacgtacaaaatagcaccaatatagatttaacgtttaaaaaatagtaccaatttaggcctccaTAACGAAACGgaacacgtcattgatattacccCGTTAAACTCTGATTTGATAAATTACGGGGAAATTATGTTAATTCAGTCTAAAATTAATTGTTCAATATATTCTATATAGCATTACCTAATCCAAACGATTAAGGAATAAATTTTATAGTTCTTTTATTCAAACATATTCACGATTTTCTGaatttaacaaaattattaCTTATTGAATTTAACaagttttaattatattatatagctTAATGattgcataaaaaaaaatgtgaaaatgacCATTGGAAATTAGTTCCGTTAGCTTGCACAACCCAAGCCTTTTGTGAAAATAGTAGTTGAGCTAAGTTTAGATAAATAGTACTACTTAACAGATTAATTTGTGAGTGCAAaggttttgtaattttttaagctttcatttatttttataaacaatcattgtgCTTATGATCCCTAACGTAACCTAGCGTAATATAAATCACAGTGGAAAAGAATCACAATAGAAAGTCTCGAAAGGTTCTCTCGAGGATATGACGTAAGTCGTAGttgccgaaccaggataaatcgtGTGGCTGAAACTTTCTATCTCTATTCTCTTTATTTATTGTCTTTATATTTTGATTGCAAATATTTCATTAAGATAACTTTTATCATATTTACTTAAAAAGGTTTTAAAGACAACAATAAGTACTTAATTTGCACATTTATCTGATTCCGCAAATATTTGTATAATACCATTTTTAAAAGGCTAATAAACAGTGGTAGAGCCAGGACCTATTGGTCGGGGGGCTAGCCcgtcaacaaaaaaaattttaaatgcTACGGGATGGGCTAGATGCTACATGTCGGGTTAAACCAGCCcatgttatttttataaatcccaaGAAATCCTAAATTAGAccctaaattaattataggggtaagataccaaaatagacctatgatttttagactctacgtacaaaatagcaccaatataggtttaacgtttaaaaaatagtaccaatttaggcctccaTAACGAAACGgaacacgtcattgatattactccgttaaacTCTGATTTGATAAATTACGGGGAAATTATGTTAATTCAGTCTAAAATTAATTGttcaatatattatatatagcaTTACCTGGATTCAAGAAAACTAATCCAAACGATTAAGGAATAAATTTTATAGTTCTTTTATTCAAACATATTCACGATTTTCTGaatttaacaaaattattaCTTATTGAATTTAACaagttttaattatattatatagctCAATGATtgcataaaaaaaatgtgaaaatgacCATTGGAAATTAGTTCCGTTAGCTTGCACAACCCAAGCCTTTTGTGAAAATAGTAGTTGAGCTAAGTTTAGATAAATAGTACTACTTAACAGATTAAACATCCCATCCCAATTGAACCATTTTGTTATAGGTTGCCATTTTATCATTCACCTAATAACACAAGCCCAACCTTTTGTTTAAATATATATCTTTCAAATCCCTTAAATTACTCTAATATAATTTTTGTATTGAATTTCAAAATACAAATATAATAAAAGACAAAACTTAAACTCTTAATAGGCATATATAAGTTAAGTTTATCAATTGTCACACAGACGACAAGTCACCGAAGTTAGCTTCTAATCTTGTTCGGGCCTATAGATACCAGTCACTTGATTAAACATGTACCATTTTCGTCATAAAGCCATGGCGGATGACCATATACCACTTTCGGTATATACCAGGGTGGACGACCAACACAATATCCATCGGTAGGATGAAATTTCTGATCAGGCAAGCAAAATATACAACCGTGGTCGAATCCTGCATAGTCAATAGCATTCCAATCAAGGTGAGAGAGTTCCCAAACATAATCtacaaggcttaatacataaataaacaCTTAAACTTGACAAGTTTCTTCTCTTGGCACCCTAAACTTTAACATGGACCTATCACGCACCTATACTTGACTAAATATAAATGTTATATTGCAATTTAGTGTGGATGAGGTTTAGTTTAGTCAAGTATGAGTGTGTAATACGTATATGTGAAAGTTCAGGGTGCCAAGGGAACAAACTTGTCAAGTTTGAGGGTGCatttatgtattaagcctaatctACAAATTGTCCAAAGTAAAAAGAACATTTAAGAATCCCCTTGGGGACGTGGGAGAGAGTTCCCCATCTCCGCCCCCGGGGTTTTTTTTCTCCCCATCCCCACATAATGGGGAAAGTAAATGGGGACAAATACAAGATGTTTTAAacctaaattaaacaaaacaaaTGCAACAAAGGATAATATGCGCATTACCAGGGTCATCACTAGGCTCAAATGTAGAACAGCACGTGGCATGAAATTTCCCTGAACAATCATCTTTAAGCAATTCACCAAAGAAGTGTTTTGGAGAGACATCACTGCAGTCAGCATTCTTGCGTTTAGCAATGAAGCTGATATGAATCCAATATTGATCGTCCTCAGATTCAGGGAGTTGTAATCTCGAACCACTTACATCCAGGACTTCTAAAACTTCAAACTCAGCATCCTAACCAACATTGTGTAAAATTAGAAATGCTGCAGCACAAGTggttaaaataaatatgaaagaGAGCAGACAGGAAACCTGGTTCTTTTCATAAAATTCCAAAGCCATCTTCGCATATCCAAGATTCACTTCCTTCAAGATTGCGACTAAACTGTTTTGCTCAAGAATCATGTTAAAAATTAGTATTATAGTCATACTAATAGCTGAACAGAAGCTAGCaataactaaaaaatatatagacaGATAAATCTTTTGCAGAGTTATCTATCAACTATTAATGATTTGGTTCATTCTCGAACCATGCTATTTGACTCGCCAAATATGACAGATCAACTACTCACAGACCAATATTTGAAACCCTAACAATTAATGAGGAAATTAATCATCACCTAGGGCTCGTGACTGTAGTACCCCTCAAACGGCCACGGGCGGAGCCTCCATCGATCTGTCGTTGAGTGGCGTCAATTGCTCTTGGCAACCTTTAATTGCAGAAGAAACGAAATGAAAAGCACAGACTAAGTCATGCTAAATGTCACAACTTGACATGAATTCATGAAACCTCAACGTTTCACAATGTTATCAATCAATATTACACTGATCAGGATTTCGTCTCTGTGGAATTTGATTCGCCAAAAATCCAAACCCTAAAAATAAGGTGAAGCAATTAATTATAAATGAGAAACTTTACCCAGAGAAGGACCCATCCTTGAGTCTCTTACGCTTGACCTGGTGACAGTTGGAGCCTCCAGCTGTATCTCCTTCGGAGGCACCTCTTTGAAACCTTGAATTGCAGAACAAACGAAATGAAAAGAACAGACTTATGTTTAAACATGTAATGCGAAAGCTTTTCAGAACAGAGCAATAAGAAGAAAACATCAAACCCTACAACCAAGTCACAACAACAAGGCCTACTAGCTTCTGCAGTAATTTTTcacaattttatattattaagtaATCAGGATTTCATCTGTAATTAGGCCGTGGTATTTGATTTGCCACAAATAAAAAGCCTAAGAACAAGGTGAAGCAATTAGTTACAAGTTAGAAACTTTAACAACAGACACTCTCCTTCTTGACTTTCTTACGCTTAACTTGGTGACGCTCGGAGCCTCCTTGGGAGGCATTAGTTCTTCTTTGAAACCTTTAATTGCAGTACAAACAAAACGAAAAGCACGGTCTAATGATAAACATGTAATGTGAAAGCTTTTCAGAGCAGAGCAACAAGAAGAAAACATGAAACCCGACAACCAAGTCATGCTAAATGTCACAACAACAAGGTCTACTTGACATGAATTCATGTCAAGTAGACCTTGTGCACCAACTTTTCACAATGTTATCAATCAATATTATTAACTAATCAGGATTTCGTCTGTAATCAGTCTGTGGTATTTGATTCACCAAAATTCCAAACCCTAAAAATAAGGTGAAGCAATTAGTTATAAATTAGAAACTTTACCAAGAGAAAGACTCCTCCTCGACTCTCTTACGGTTGACCTGGTGACCGTCGGAGCCTCCAGCCATATTCCCTTTGGAGGCATCAGGTCCTCTTTGCAACCTTTAATTGAAGAACAAACAAAATGAAGCACAGACTCGTGTTAAAAATTGTAAAGCGGAAGCTTTTCAGAACATACCAataagaagaagacatcaaacccTATAACCAAGTCACAACAACAAGGCCTACTACCTTCTGCAGTAATATTTCACAATGTTATTGATCAATATTATCAACTAATGCGGATTTCATCTATTTGATTCAACAAGAATCCATAAGGACCATAACCTAACAATGAGTGAagaaattaattgttaattataaacTTTACCTAGACACTCGCTTCTTCTTGATCCTCTTACACTTGACTAGGTGACTCTCCGAGCCCACACCCATCTGTCCATGAGAGGCATCACCTCCACATTGCATCCTTCATatgcaaaacaaaaaaataagtgAAAGTGCAAACATAAACATGTGATGTGAAAACTTTTCGGAACAGAGcaataaagaagaaaatgtCAAAGCCAACAACCAATCCATGCTAAAAGTCCACAAGACATGAATTTACAATACCTTTCACATATTTATCAAAGAAAACAGTATTATCTATCAACTAATCATGAAGTTTGTCACCAAATCCTATTTGTCCATACATCCGTTATTGGAGTGAGACGATTCCATACGAAAGTATCAGTTCTTCCACACAGAAGGCTGCCAAAATGAAggtatatttcatttttttcgaCCATTTTTGTTACTTGCTTTTGTTTTTCCTTATACAAGGAACTAAACCATGGAGACTCTGAACTAAAGCAGAGGCAAGGAGATGGGGCAGGAACAAGGACAAGGAGATGGAGTCATTTGTTCACAATGTTATCAATCAATATTATTAACTAATCAGGATTTAATCTGTAATCAAAACCCTAAAAGATGTTATGAAGCTTTTCAGAACATAGCAATAAGAAGAAAACACCAAACCCACAATGTTATCAATCAGAGAGTGGTATTTGTTTTGCAAAAAAATCTAAACCCCCAACAATACAGTGTGTATTTGATTCGGTGAAGCCACTTAGTTAAACTAAACAAGGTTAGCCTCCTCTAACcccaaaacaaacaaactctaAGAATCGGTGAAGAAATTAATCGTAAATTAGAAACGTTACCTAGAGGCAAGCTTCTTCTTGACTCGACGACGCTTGGAGCTTCCTTGTGATGCAGCAGCTCGTCTTTaagcaaaaaagaaaaaaaacgcaaattaatttaataataagcAGACATAGAAGATAATGAAAGCTTTTGAAAACACTATAGTCCATACGATTTCAGTTCTTCAGATACACCTCCTTCCATCGATATCGATCGATGATCCCTAGTTTCCttcgaatttaagcaaacaaacAATGAACGATATTCTCTATAGTCCTAAATGACTGTGACTGTATATAGGTTAGGTTGGGGCGTCTACATGTATTTggaaaagttaaaaaattacaattaatttttGAGTTTTGATCAATTAAATTccaattatttttttacaatcaattgattatattttgtgCAAGTTCAGCGTACTGGAGCTattgagacactttgaaagttcaaaaggtAAATCAAGCTTTTTTCACAAGTTTAGGGaccaaatgatgtattaagccttagaaaatatggtttcaacgttattcttgcaaatcgacTTTCAGGCTTTCTGTCAGGAATTGGACACTTCGCACCCAAGGGGTGTGGAAGATGATTTGGGTCTTGAAAGTACTGTACCGTATTAGAAGCTTCCTATGGCTAGGAGTTaaaaataggttgcttactaattctgataggaaaaggaggcatttggtggagtctggagcctgtggcagatgcagaggtaatgaagaaactttatgccatgctcttagagactgtgagaaaagtaaagaggtttggaggaaagttctccctAGAAATGTGCTATCTTCTTTTTTAGCCCACTCTGAGCATGATATGGGATTAATGGGAATCTTTTGGCTGAGTTGAATCAGGGTGTTCTCTTATTTGTGGTGGTatgccatcagatttggaaatggagaaatgaagagatttttggaggagaaaAGGTTGTTTTGCCTAATGTCTTGGATTACTTTTCCAAGAAAATTTGCACCTTGGGGGATAGCTTCGTTGAGGATCCCTTGGCTAGGGCTATTTAGAGGAAGGAGGCCCATCTCTTAGGCTGGGTTAAGCCTAGAAAATGTGTGCTTAAGCTTaacactgatggttcttgtctAAAGGACGGGAAAATTTCCACAGGAGGGGTTCTGAGAGATGATGGTGGTGGTtgggtttctggtttctctcagaatttgggtttAGGTTCATCTTTCTCggctgagctttgggggattttttctgGTCTGAAGCTAGCTAAAAATCTGGGGGTGAAGAACCTTCTGGTGGAGTCTGATAACCTTAAAGCGGTCAAAATGATTTCAGAAAACAATGCGTTTTGCCTGAGtagccaaaatttaatcaaaggtattagaagGATTGGCTCCTCCTTTGATTTTCTTAGCTTcactcatatttatagggagcaaaatcgtGTAGCAGACCGTCTTGCGGTTGAAGGTCATTCAAGGATGTTGGGTCTTTcaaccttttcttctcctccgaTATCCATTTCGTCTCTGATCCTGGATGATTTAGGGAGGGTCAGTTTTCCCAGGCTGATCCCGGACTAGGCGGctttctttgtttttctttgttttctttcctttcctacaaaaaaaaaattagaaatttatttATGTTAGAGATTTAATCACATGAaaccttctaattaatattatcacataatcagataatttaattataaccataatctaattataattatcaattAAACTATTTCATCCTTAATACACATAAAATTTGGACATACACTTCATCTCCCCCAATTACaatttcgtcctccgattccaagtcccatataaAACCCATTAGGTTTTTACCGCTGctagttatatatatttattgaaattaattcaacctgattaattttaactaaatatataacggaatgagttcGATAACTATTActagcagaaccgtaaacattcccccagagcgaTAAGAAGCCAGGTTGATACTGATAtttacctttccgtattaggtccaGTGCAATGcgatccttcatcagctataGCCTTAGACGCATCTgtaactatggaatatgtcaagttacatattaTGAgatgtttgttttacttgttcaagtagaattaactctaaatagataggttaagtgaaatcttcatttctactcttaacccgGTCACTTTGCAAGGATTTTTAGTTAATTCTACACAAGAGgccatggatatatctcctatctatcaagagtgacgaatgctcaatctaacattaactatcctaCTATTACTTTATTCCCTCTGTAGTGGATCGtatttgaacagagtcaaagcaccacactctagaatctagaatcactaattaattttatttttttgagtcTGATGAATCACTAATTATATTACATtttgttcaaattttctatcaaatatggataaaattgaTCATGCATATTAAGTTAGGGGCAAAATTTACAATTTCATATATTACCGGTTAATCTAtacttctttaaaaaaaattgatattgaTTTTTGGGTTTAAAAGAAATACATGTCGGCTTAAAGCTAAATAAAGTCAATAATCTATACTTAGTATCTTGAAATATATCGAGGATCGACGGTCCGGCCATCTTGGTGCAAAGGCCCTCATTTTGGTATAGCATTTCCGTCGCCCACACTATGTGGGTGTACCCCTATTCCGGTGGTGTTTCAACTGCATCTTTGCGTAAATTCTCGGTTTTTTTTCTATGTGAGATGGAGaagtttatttttcttttatcctcTTCAAAACTATTTCAATTGGTTCACTTTAAGCATCAATTTTTCATTTATCACTTctccgttttgagtttataatatatcgtTCAAAATATTGCATGACATATAATAGGTTCACGTATTTCAAATGATTTAAAAATCCATTAATCtattatatattttgataacaagtggagaaattctgatcggagttcgtccctgtggggggcgtcgttgggatcggcgggggaagctccgatgccaaagtcagtagagatttggagaataaactgaattgacaaagcttagagaatatagaaaGTATGTGTACCTTTGATAGCCCTAGCTGTAGGCTATTTATAGGGTTGATGAGTTATAATAGCTTAgttccattaatgcttcattaatggcgggtTACAGGTTTCCTTTAAGATGGCTATTAAGGGAAACTAATGCGCATTTATTAATCTTTATTCCTGCGTCTAACCTGACCGTTTATAAGGAGATTCGCCCTTGGCGATCCGCCACGGATCTTGGGGGATCCTGTCTCTGTGATCAGCCTTTAGCGGAGCTCTTTGATACGCCGAACATGGCGCATCTCGTGGTAAATATCTTCTTTGGTCCTCgaataatatctcaatgttatcagaagcccccgaAAAATGCCTAAAAGTCTTTTAGGGCTTTTGATGTGCCATGCGCCGTCATCATTACGATCATTTAATGTGCACCCTTTTTTAGACCATCCGATCGGTGACACGTGGTGATGGAGTTCTGTTCTAGGAGTGAGAGTAGAGATGTCTTTTCGACATCTTTTTCCTTCGTCCTTCTTTCTTTCATTATTCCTACTCTTTCTACAGAAACCTTTTTCCTGCTTCAGAGCTCTCTCTTCGGAATTCCAGCTTTTCTTCATccctttttcatgtaagttctcCATGTTCTTGAtctatttctattttctttgaatgtttaggagttgtTCCTCCTCTTCCGAAGCAACCGTTGATCTGTTTAACTTACCATCTGCTTCAGACGTTGAGTTCAGTTGGACTTCGTCGTCTTCCTCGTCAGAGAAAATTCTTTCTTCTGACCATACAAATAGCATAGATTTAACCGAGTTGCGAAACTCGGTGTGTAATAGGAGTCAAACTCGTTTAGATCATTCTAGGAGATTTTCAGGGATGGATGCTTCTTCATTTGTCCCTGTTAGGAGAAAAGCTCCCCGAGCTTCTTCTACTTCGTCACATATGAGTTATGCGGATCTGGCGTATCTGACGGATACATTCCCTTGGATAAAGAACTATGAGACTTTGCTAGCTGAGGCGAACCATAGACCAGCCGATCCGCCAAGCGGTTACTTAACTGTATACtatagtcatgtggagagaggattTCATCTGCCTCTATcgaagatgatggcggatatactttcctattttgatatCACCGTATGTCAACTGCACCCCAATGGTTGGCTTGATCTAGCTCTCGATTGCTACTTAGCGTCAAATCTTGGGGTAGTCTGTACACCCCGTGTCTTCCGTGCTCTTCACAAACCCGGCAAACGAGCTTCAGAgtctttttatactttttccaaGTTTGGGCCTTACGCCCCCTTTTACGGCAAGATGTCCaatgttcattgctgggatgaaAAGTTCTTCTTCGTGAAGATAAAGGAGGGCGAACCTCTAGGTTTCCCTTCCTGCTGGAATCCCAAGCCTCAACATATGACGGGAGATATGCGCATTCTGACGGAGACTGATGAAGTTTATATTGAAACTCTATGAGCGGTGAAGGCGGGTTCCTGGTCATACACTGATGCTTTGACCTTCATGCTGAGCGATGTCCCTCTGATCCGCCAGGAGGAGGACACTTTTGTTTATTCCCGCATTGCACAATTTGATCAAGGTATAGAGTTTCTTCTTTTTTAATTGTTGGATTTTACTTGGCAGGGGTGTTTCTAAGGCCAGTGCCGCTCTTGCAGAGAGGCGAAAAAAGCTGATGGAGCTGGCAGCTCAAAGAAAGGCCAAGGCGGTGAATCCTGCGGTGAATACTGGCAAGCGTAAGGCGAATGCCTCAGATGATACGCAAGTGAGGAGACGCAAAACTCTTCCCGCCTcaaagcttatggcggatgcccaAAAGTCCGCCACTTCGGTAGTGAGGGAAGATGATCAGGTAAAGCTGATACGCCATATTCAGCTTGAGTAGTTACATTGTTATGATATTCTGACAATACATCATTTTGTTCAGGTGCCGAAGTCTGATCTAGGCCAATACTGGGCTTCCAAATATGGGGGCTATGGGACCTTGAGGAACGAGTCCCTCATCAATGACCTGGATGAGGCTTTTAGCCAGTTGAGCTTAGTCCAGAGCAAATTCAGCAAGATCCCGGCCTCCACTCACATCCAAAAGACTAGGATGGATCTTATTGAGGTAAGCTTTGTGATAGAAAGGGTGTTTTGAATCTAATTCATCATACGTTCTGATGCTTAATGTATTTCTTTCTTAACAGGCGTTCACCCGACTTCGTTCGGTTGAATCTGAGATTCTTCAAGGagtggcggataaggccactATTGCAAGGTTGGAAAGTGAGGCGGCATCCGCTGCGTCCGCCCTCGCCCAGAAGGAGGCTGAAATAAAACAACTTCAAGAGAAGATCGAGGAGGACAAGAAGAAGCAGAAGGAGGCTCTAGAGGCAGCGGAGTCCACAGCAGGAGAACAAGCTTTTTACTATGGCGAAATGTTGATAGCCTATTTCCTAGAGACAAATCCGGATCTGAATTTTAAAGATCCTTTATTTGACATTCCCAGCCCTGTTGAAGTTCAAAAGCTTAACCAGATAGAGGATTCCAGGAGCTTTCTTCGTGCACAAGTTCGGAAGTCCCTCGAGAAAGAAGCTGAAGAGGGCGAGGTGGCGGATGACATTGCCAGTGATCCAGTTTCTGACCAATGGGTTATACCCTTGGAGAAGGAGAATATTCCTGTGGACGTACCCCCTATAGCTGAAGTAGGAAACTCCCAGGCAAGTGTGTTTGGCGAGAAGAATGTAGAGGGGgcctattcttgcaaatcgacTTTCAGGCTTTCTGTCAGGAATTGGACACTTCGCACCCAAGGGGTGTGGAAGATGATTTGGGTCTTGAAAGTACTGTACCGTATTAGAAGCTTCCTGTGGCTAGGAGTTaaaaataggttgcttactaattctgataggaaaaggaggcatttggtggagtctggagcctgtggcagatgcagaggtaatgaagaaactttatgccatgctcttagagactgtgagaaaagtaaagaggtttggaggaaagttctccctAGAAATGTGCTATCTTCTTTTTTAGCCCACTCTGAGCATGATATGGGATTAATGGGAATCTTTTGGCTGAGTTGAATCAGGGTGTTCTCTTATTTGTGGTGGTatgccatcagatttggaaatggagaaatgaagagatttttggaggagaaaAGGTTGTTTTGCCTAATGTCTTGGATTACTTTTCCAAGAAAATTTGCACCTTGGGGGATAGCTTCGTTGAGGATCCCTTGGCTAGGGCTATTTAGAGGAAGGAGGCCCATCTCTTAGGCTGGGTTAAGCCTAGAAAATGTGTGCTTAAGCTTaacactgatggttcttgtctAAAGGACGGGAAAATTTCCACAGGAGGGGTTCTGAGAGATGATGGTGGTGGTtgggtttctggtttctctcagaatttgggtttAGGTTCATCTTTCTCggctgagctttgggggattttttctgGTCTGAAGCTAGCTAAAAATCTGGGGGTGAAGAACCTTCTGGTGGAGTCTGATAACCTTAAAGCGGTCAAAATGATTTCAGAAAACAATGCGTTTTGCCTGAGtagccaaaatttaatcaaaggtattagaagGATTGGCTCCTCCTTTGATTTTCTTAGCTTcactcatatttatagggagcaaaatcgtGTAGCAGACCGTCTTGCGGTTGAAGGTCATTCAAGGATGTTGGGTCTTTcaaccttttcttctcctccgaTATCCATTTCGTCTCTGATCCTGGATGATTTAGGGAGGGTCAGTTTTCCCAGGCTGATCCCGGACTAGGCGGctttctttgtttttctttgttttctttcctttcctacaaaaaaaaattagaaatttatttATGTTAGAGATTTAATCACATGAaaccttctaattaatattatcacataatcagataatttaattataa includes these proteins:
- the LOC136209871 gene encoding uncharacterized protein, whose product is MEGGVSEELKSRAAASQGSSKRRRVKKKLASRMQCGGDASHGQMGVGSESHLVKCKRIKKKRVSRLQRGPDASKGNMAGGSDGHQVNRKRVEEESFSWFQRGASEGDTAGGSNCHQVKRKRLKDGSFSGLPRAIDATQRQIDGGSARGRLRGTTVTSPSLVAILKEVNLGYAKMALEFYEKNQDAEFEVLEVLDVSGSRLQLPESEDDQYWIHISFIAKRKNADCSDVSPKHFFGELLKDDCSGKFHATCCSTFEPSDDPGFDHGCIFCLPDQKFHPTDGYCVGRPPWYIPKVVYGHPPWLYDENGTCLIK